A section of the Tenrec ecaudatus isolate mTenEca1 chromosome 10, mTenEca1.hap1, whole genome shotgun sequence genome encodes:
- the GJC1 gene encoding gap junction gamma-1 protein has protein sequence MSWSFLTRLLEEIHNHSTFVGKIWLTILIVFRIVLTAVGGESIYYDEQSKFVCNTEQPGCENVCYDAFAPLSHVRFWVFQIILVATPSVMYLGYAIHKIAKMEHGEADKKAARSKPYAMRWKQHRALEETEEDHEEDPMMYPEMELESEKENKEQTQPKPKHDGRRRIRDDGLMKIYVLQLLARTVFEVGFLIGQYFLYGFQVHPFYVCSRRPCPHKIDCFISRPTEKTIFLLIMYGVTGLCLLLNVWEMLHLGFGTIRDSLNSRRRELEEPGAYNYPFTWNTPSAPPGYNIAVKPDQIQYTELSNAKMAYKQNKANIAQEQQYGSHEESLPADLESLQREIRTAQERLDLAIQAYTHQNNPHGPREKKAKAGSKAGSNKSSASSKSGDAKTSVWI, from the coding sequence ATGAGCTGGAGCTTCCTGACCCGCTTGCTAGAGGAGATCCACAACCACTCCACCTTTGTGGGGAAGATCTGGCTCACCATTTTGATCGTCTTCCGGATCGTCCTGACGGCTGTAGGGGGAGAGTCTATCTATTACGACGAGCAAAGCAAATTTGTGTGCAACACGGAACAGCCAGGCTGCGAGAACGTCTGCTACGATGCTTTTGCACCCCTGTCCCATGTGCGCTTCTGGGTGTTCCAGATCATCCTGGTGGCCACCCCCTCGGTGATGTACCTGGGCTACGCCATCCATAAGATTGCCAAAATGGAGCATGGGGAAGCAGACAAGAAGGCAGCGCGGAGCAAACCCTACGCTATGCGGTGGAAACAGCACCGGGCTCTGGAAGAAACAGAGGAGGACCACGAGGAGGACCCCATGATGTACCCAGAAATGGAGTTAGAAAGTGAGAAAGAAAACAAGGAGCAGACCCAGCCTAAGCCCAAGCATGATGGCCGCCGACGGATTCGGGATGACGGGCTCATGAAAATCTATGTGCTGCAGTTGCTGGCAAGGACCGTGTTTGAGGTGGGTTTTCTGATAGGGCAGTATTTTCTGTACGGCTTCCAAGTGCACCCCTTTTATGTGTGCAGTAGACGTCCTTGCCCACATAAAATAGACTGCTTTATTTCCAGACCTACTGAGAAGACCATCTTCCTTCTGATCATGTACGGCGTGACAGGCCTTTGCCTGCTACTGAACGTTTGGGAGATGCTTCACTTAGGGTTTGGGACCATTCGAGACTCACTAAACAGTAGAAGGAGGGAACTGGAAGAGCCGGGTGCTTATAATTATCCTTTCACTTGGAATACACCATCTGCTCCCCCTGGCTATAACATTGCCGTcaaaccagatcaaatccagtacACCGAGCTGTCCAACGCTAAGATGGCCTACAAGCAAAACAAGGCCAACATCGCCCAGGAGCAGCAGTACGGCAGCCACGAGGAGAGCCTGCCCGCAGACCTGGAGTCTCTTCAGCGGGAGATCAGAACGGCTCAGGAACGCTTGGATCTTGCAATTCAGGCCTACACTCACCAAAACAACCCCCATGGCCCCCGGGAAAAAAAAGCCAAAGCGGGATCCAAAGCTGGGTCTAACAAAAGCAGTGCCAGTAGCAAATCCGGGGATGCAAAGACCTCCGTCTGGATTTAA